A genomic stretch from Methanomassiliicoccales archaeon includes:
- a CDS encoding ATP-binding cassette domain-containing protein, with the protein MSNLVVQSIGLSRHFGKFIAVDSLDLAVEEGRIFGLLGPNGAGKTTTIKMLTTLLTPTSGKAIIAGFDVIKEPQEVRKVIGYVPQMLSADASLTGYENLLIFTKIYEIPREELRERIERAIAVMGLSDFAHKLVRTYSGGMIRRLEIAQSAIHHPRVLFLDEPTVGLDPLARRTVWEMIRKLRDEYKTTIFLTTHMMDEADALCDEIGIMHKGKLVAVGSPSELKRITGAETLDEVFIHYTGSSIESGGSFREVQRERQTVHRLG; encoded by the coding sequence ATGTCAAATCTTGTTGTGCAATCGATAGGATTGTCTCGCCACTTCGGCAAGTTCATCGCTGTTGATTCGTTGGATCTTGCGGTTGAGGAAGGGAGAATCTTTGGACTTCTGGGGCCGAATGGAGCGGGGAAAACAACGACGATTAAGATGTTGACAACGCTGCTGACTCCGACCTCTGGTAAAGCTATCATTGCAGGATTTGATGTTATTAAAGAGCCACAAGAAGTCAGAAAGGTTATTGGTTATGTCCCCCAGATGCTTTCTGCAGATGCGAGTCTCACTGGTTATGAGAATCTTCTCATTTTCACTAAGATATACGAAATACCGAGAGAAGAGTTGAGGGAAAGAATAGAGCGGGCTATTGCTGTAATGGGTTTATCTGATTTTGCCCACAAGCTTGTGCGCACTTATTCTGGTGGGATGATTCGGCGATTGGAAATCGCACAATCGGCTATTCACCATCCCCGTGTACTCTTTTTGGACGAGCCCACGGTCGGTCTTGATCCCCTGGCCCGGCGAACTGTCTGGGAGATGATCAGAAAGTTACGTGATGAATATAAAACAACGATATTTCTCACCACGCATATGATGGACGAAGCTGATGCCCTCTGCGACGAGATCGGGATCATGCATAAGGGCAAACTCGTTGCGGTTGGAAGTCCTTCAGAGTTGAAAAGAATCACGGGTGCAGAAACGCTCGACGAAGTTTTCATTCATTATACAGGAAGTTCAATCGAATCGGGAGGCAGTTTCCGTGAAGTTCAAAGGGAAAGGCAAACAGTCCATCGCCTTGGCTGA
- a CDS encoding ABC transporter permease encodes MNGMGSLLAPIISFITKMLVITELEVRKLRHDPTELITRAIQPVLWLLVFGMVITQARAIPTGNLPYIDFLTPGVLAQSVLFVSIFYGISIIWERDLGIVQKFLAAPIPRTALVAGKALSAGIRGLAEASIIYLLALVLGVGVILNPLSIICVIFVIIIGAALFSTLSLIIACLVKTRERFMGIGQMITMPLFFTSNAIYPIALMPEWLKIIAHGNPLTYMVDALRALMIDHGISEYGLLTDFGILIVMAIILIIIGARLYPRVIR; translated from the coding sequence ATGAATGGAATGGGGAGTCTTCTTGCACCCATCATCAGTTTCATCACGAAAATGCTGGTGATAACGGAGCTTGAAGTACGCAAACTGCGGCATGATCCCACTGAACTCATCACTCGGGCAATTCAACCCGTCCTTTGGCTTCTGGTTTTTGGAATGGTTATCACGCAGGCGCGAGCTATACCAACCGGCAATCTACCATACATCGATTTTTTGACACCAGGCGTCCTAGCTCAAAGCGTGCTCTTCGTCTCTATTTTCTATGGCATATCCATCATATGGGAGCGGGATTTGGGCATCGTTCAGAAATTCCTCGCAGCTCCGATTCCCCGCACAGCCCTTGTCGCGGGAAAGGCGCTGTCAGCGGGAATTCGCGGTTTAGCGGAGGCTTCTATTATTTATTTGCTCGCTTTGGTTCTCGGCGTTGGTGTGATTCTGAATCCTCTCTCCATCATTTGTGTCATCTTTGTGATTATCATTGGTGCGGCACTTTTCTCGACACTATCATTGATCATCGCCTGTCTGGTGAAAACGAGAGAAAGATTCATGGGCATAGGCCAGATGATCACGATGCCGCTGTTCTTCACAAGCAATGCCATATATCCTATCGCTTTAATGCCCGAGTGGCTTAAAATCATTGCACACGGGAATCCCCTCACGTATATGGTTGATGCTCTAAGAGCGCTGATGATTGATCATGGGATCAGCGAATATGGTCTTCTCACCGATTTTGGCATCCTCATCGTGATGGCCATCATCCTTATCATCATAGGAGCTCGCTTGTATCCTCGGGTGATAAGGTAA
- the cas4 gene encoding CRISPR-associated protein Cas4, translated as MVDESMIQVSDITQYFYCPRKIYFLRVLSLSVPSRPKMEMGKEEHEREHRRAAERKEIYGFPREEIKEVLHSVAIEAPEYHLYGVIDTVLILNSGEVIPVDIKYSRFEDKKRNWTKQLVAYSLLLESKMKVRVTRAAIFFPESKKRMMIEISSEDKKALLSDIDTIMLIITKEVLPNVSKGKKCSYCEMNRFCTL; from the coding sequence ATGGTAGACGAATCGATGATCCAGGTCAGCGACATTACGCAATACTTCTACTGTCCCAGGAAGATCTATTTCCTTAGAGTTCTAAGTCTTTCAGTGCCTTCCAGGCCAAAGATGGAGATGGGGAAAGAAGAGCACGAAAGAGAGCATCGGCGAGCTGCTGAGAGAAAAGAAATCTATGGGTTTCCGAGAGAAGAGATCAAAGAGGTTCTTCATTCGGTCGCGATTGAAGCTCCAGAATACCATCTGTACGGAGTCATCGATACGGTTCTCATTCTCAACAGCGGAGAGGTCATTCCAGTTGACATCAAGTATTCAAGGTTCGAGGACAAAAAGAGAAATTGGACGAAACAATTGGTTGCATATTCTCTGCTTCTGGAAAGTAAAATGAAAGTCAGGGTAACGAGAGCCGCCATATTCTTTCCGGAGAGTAAGAAACGGATGATGATCGAGATCTCAAGTGAGGATAAGAAAGCTCTCCTAAGCGATATTGATACAATCATGTTGATCATCACCAAAGAGGTTCTACCGAATGTATCAAAGGGTAAGAAATGTTCTTATTGTGAAATGAATAGGTTCTGCACTTTGTGA
- the cas1 gene encoding CRISPR-associated endonuclease Cas1, with the protein MSRLVVDGWGKTIAVENEQIVVKEREANETKIVYRSIPSEIEQVIVTGSGSITTRAIELLAENGVDVVFIDWKGQVRARISPPIMRTVNTRREQYRAFDEPKGGALAKEFVRCKMRNQMSLLGTMAKTRRDSQPAKAQALSEGRHGIELWLEKLDEIRTASCNEIRDAIMGIEGNASAIYWDSISQLIDESFQFRNRSGRYATDPVNALLNYGYAVLEGECWKAIHYAGLDPYGGFLHVDRPGRASMVLDLMEMFRQQLVDKVVFELIFHKRVEPKEFEMENGVCKMQEGARKLLLTEILSKMEDHIRLPEKRMKWSDVIQREAVSVAKFLRGETTSYRGFWMRW; encoded by the coding sequence GTGTCGAGACTGGTCGTTGACGGATGGGGTAAAACGATTGCTGTTGAGAATGAACAGATCGTCGTCAAGGAACGCGAGGCAAATGAGACAAAGATAGTCTACAGGTCAATTCCATCAGAGATCGAGCAAGTGATCGTAACTGGTTCCGGTTCAATCACAACGCGAGCAATCGAGTTACTGGCGGAGAATGGCGTAGATGTTGTTTTCATTGACTGGAAGGGTCAGGTCAGAGCAAGGATTTCTCCGCCGATCATGAGGACGGTGAATACAAGGAGAGAACAGTACAGAGCGTTCGATGAGCCGAAAGGTGGCGCGCTCGCAAAGGAATTCGTACGTTGCAAGATGAGAAATCAAATGTCATTATTGGGAACAATGGCAAAAACGAGAAGAGACTCGCAGCCAGCTAAGGCTCAAGCCTTGAGCGAGGGAAGACACGGGATCGAACTTTGGCTTGAAAAACTGGATGAGATTAGAACAGCGAGCTGCAATGAAATCAGGGACGCGATCATGGGCATCGAAGGCAATGCATCCGCCATATACTGGGATTCTATTTCGCAGCTGATTGATGAGAGTTTTCAATTCAGGAATCGAAGTGGAAGATACGCCACCGATCCTGTCAACGCATTGCTTAACTACGGTTATGCGGTTCTCGAAGGGGAGTGTTGGAAGGCAATTCATTACGCTGGACTGGATCCGTATGGCGGTTTTTTGCATGTCGATCGTCCCGGACGAGCGAGCATGGTTCTCGATCTGATGGAGATGTTCAGACAACAGCTCGTCGATAAGGTTGTCTTTGAACTGATATTTCACAAAAGGGTTGAGCCTAAAGAATTTGAAATGGAGAACGGTGTCTGCAAGATGCAGGAAGGCGCGAGGAAGTTGCTCCTAACCGAAATCCTATCGAAAATGGAAGACCACATTCGACTTCCCGAAAAGAGAATGAAATGGTCCGATGTCATACAGCGAGAGGCCGTTTCCGTGGCAAAGTTTCTCCGAGGTGAAACAACATCGTATAGGGGATTCTGGATGAGATGGTAG
- the cas4a gene encoding type I-A CRISPR-associated protein Cas4/Csa1, producing the protein MVYFLDELESKNLLKSLRPKARQVGVTEELRGWNWDTSPLKPYHDVSLPMYLICAGYCPTSRDVYLSKVKGMKGEYTHPVTMGVIIHDTVGQAFREAKLKKFDADFSSWYESMDYEKRLSGNFEEIRRCAKMVWNFILSAAKARFESCLVTQPYGSPEELILTTIPFLVEHRISGRLLGTSGMLSVDCFDYMRNIIFDLKVGFKGDRYRCRIYPTGYALVFESVYEVPVDIGCNVFINFKGERMIVEKDLFHINDDLRSWWIEERDNKAEIVYEEKDPGIPPSCPDDCIYRSVCGE; encoded by the coding sequence GGAACTGAGAGGCTGGAACTGGGATACATCACCACTCAAACCCTACCACGATGTATCCTTGCCGATGTACCTCATCTGCGCGGGCTATTGTCCGACGTCCCGGGACGTCTATCTAAGCAAAGTTAAGGGGATGAAAGGAGAGTACACGCATCCTGTGACGATGGGAGTCATCATACATGATACCGTCGGGCAGGCGTTCAGGGAGGCAAAGCTCAAGAAATTTGACGCGGACTTTTCATCCTGGTATGAGTCGATGGATTACGAGAAACGTTTGAGCGGGAATTTCGAAGAAATCAGGAGGTGCGCGAAAATGGTGTGGAATTTTATTCTTTCCGCGGCAAAAGCAAGATTCGAATCATGTTTGGTCACTCAGCCATATGGTTCACCGGAGGAGCTAATTTTAACAACAATTCCGTTTCTTGTGGAACACAGGATCAGCGGCCGGTTGCTCGGAACGAGCGGCATGCTGAGCGTCGATTGTTTCGATTACATGAGGAACATCATCTTCGATCTAAAAGTCGGATTCAAAGGGGATCGGTATAGATGCAGAATATACCCTACGGGCTACGCTCTGGTCTTCGAAAGTGTCTACGAAGTGCCCGTCGACATCGGCTGCAACGTTTTCATCAATTTCAAGGGGGAAAGGATGATCGTGGAGAAGGACCTGTTTCACATCAACGATGATCTCAGAAGCTGGTGGATCGAGGAGAGGGACAATAAAGCGGAAATCGTCTATGAAGAAAAGGATCCTGGAATTCCACCATCTTGCCCGGATGATTGCATTTACAGATCTGTCTGTGGTGAGTAG